The sequence ATTCTAGAAAAAAACGTGTGGACCAAAGTAAAATAAAAAATATTCCAGATAAAAATCCTTCATTAATTCTTTTTTTATAAAAAAAACAAAGTATTAAAAATATAAGTAAATAACTAATAGCTTCATATATTTGTGTAGGATGTCTGGGAACTAATTCCCCATATTCTGAATCCATTTGTACAAATTTTACTGCCCAAGGCCATTTTGTATTACATGGTTTACCTACAATTTCAGAATTAAAAAAATTTCCTATTCTAATAAAAACAGAAGCGATTGATACTGCAATACATAATCTATCACATAACCAAATGAAAGATTGTTTTTTTAATACTTTTTTACTATAAAATATAGTAGATATAATAATACCTATAGTAGCTCCATGACTAGATAAACCTCTATAACCAATAAATTCATAACCTTTAATAAAACCTAATAAAAAATGATTTCTATTTTCTTTTATAGGAAATAATGCTTCTATCCAATGATCAAAAAAATATGAAAAATCATAAAATAAAATTTGACCTAATCTTGCTCCTATAAGAGTTCCAAAAAAAATATATCCTAATAAAGGATCTAAATATTTTTTATTTACATTGTCTTTTTGATAAATAAATTTCATAATATACCATCCTAATAAAAAAGAAATGATAAACATTAGACTATAAATATGAACAGAATAACCTTTCCATAAAGAAAATTTATGAATTGGATCCCAATTAATATATTCTAATATTTTCATAAATAATTTTATTTAATAGGATCGTAACCTGATTTACCTAAAGGATGACATCCAATAATTCTTTTTAAACCTATATAAAAACCTTTAAATATTTTCCATTTTTTTATAGATAAAATCATATAATTAGAACAAGTAGGTATATATCTACAATTATAACCTATCCATGGAGATATCAATATTTGATATAGTTTTATAATTTTTATTATAAAAATTTGTGTAAAATTCATAATACATAAAATAAATTTATTATTTATTTATTTTTAATAAAATTTAAAGAAGAACCAGCTTTGAACCATTGTATTTGTCTTTCATTATAAGAATGTTGAACTACTATTTTTTCTTTACATCCATTATTATGAATAAGCTCTATATCAATGTTTTTTTCTGGTAAAAAATTTTTTATATAAAAATGTAATATATCATCCTCTTGAATTTTTTCATAATCAGAATATTTTAAAAAAGTTAAAGCTAAAATACCTTGTTTTTTTAAATTAGTTTCGTGTATTCTAGAAAAAGATTTAACAAGAACAATACGAACTCCTAAAAAACGAGGTTCCATAGCAGCATGTTCTCTTGAAGAACCTTCTCCATAATTTTCTTCTCCTACAATTAAAGTAGGTATATTTTTAAATTTGTAAAATTTAGCAGTATCAGGAATTGTTCCATAATTACCTTTTATTACATTTTTTATGTTATTTTTTTTATTATTAAAAGCATTAATTCCTTCTATTAATAAATTTTCAGAAATCTTTTCAAGATTACCTCTATATTTAAGCCATGGACCAGCCATTGAAATATGATCTGTAGTACATTTACCTTTAGTTTTAATTAAAAGTCTTACATTACATATATTTTTACCATTCCATGATGGAAATGGAGATAAGATTTGTAATCTTTTTGAATCTTTATTTATTATTATGGATAAATTTTTTTTATTTTTAGGAATTTCATATCCTAATTCTTCTGAACTAAAATTTTTTATTTTTTGTATATTTTTTATTATTTTTGGTTCTTCAAATTTAACGTATTCTCCTTTTTTATTTTTTAATACATCTTTTCTAGGGTCAAAAGTTAAATTACCGGAAAATACCAAAGCAGTAACAATTTCCGGAGAGGCAATAAAAGCATGAGTTTTTGGATTACCATCATTACGAGATGAAAAATTTCTATTAAAAGAATGAATAATTGTATTTTTTTTTTCATTTTTTATCATTCTAACCCATTGTCCAATACAAGGACCACATGCATTAGAAAAAATTTTAGCTCCTATATCTTTAAAATCAGATAAAAATCCTCTTTTTTTTATAAGATAAAATACTTTTTTAGATCCTGGTGTTACTAAATATTCAGAAGATATTTTTAATTTCTTTTTTTTTGCTTGTTTAATAATAGATATTGCTTTAGATAAATCTTCATAAGAAGAATTAGTACATGATCCAATTAATCCTACTTCTATTTTAATTGGCCAATTATTTTTTATAGCTTCTTCTTTCATTTTAGAAATAGGTGTAGCTTTATCCGGTGTAAAAGGTCCATTGATATATGGTTCTAAAGTATTTAAATTGATTTCTATTACTTTATCATAATATTTATATGGATTTTTATACACTTCTGTATCCGCTTTTAAAATATTTTTT is a genomic window of Blattabacterium cuenoti containing:
- the lgt gene encoding prolipoprotein diacylglyceryl transferase, with protein sequence MKILEYINWDPIHKFSLWKGYSVHIYSLMFIISFLLGWYIMKFIYQKDNVNKKYLDPLLGYIFFGTLIGARLGQILFYDFSYFFDHWIEALFPIKENRNHFLLGFIKGYEFIGYRGLSSHGATIGIIISTIFYSKKVLKKQSFIWLCDRLCIAVSIASVFIRIGNFFNSEIVGKPCNTKWPWAVKFVQMDSEYGELVPRHPTQIYEAISYLLIFLILCFFYKKRINEGFLSGIFFILLWSTRFFLEFMKEPQGIEFINLLYLNTGQCLSIPFIIFGILLLNLSRIKKYFFS
- the yidD gene encoding membrane protein insertion efficiency factor YidD — protein: MNFTQIFIIKIIKLYQILISPWIGYNCRYIPTCSNYMILSIKKWKIFKGFYIGLKRIIGCHPLGKSGYDPIK
- a CDS encoding aconitate hydratase → MVFDLEMIQNFYSNFRLKIERVKNIIDHPMTYSEKILYSHLLSIDSLKKDLNSNSYYINLLPDRIAMQDATAQMTLLQFMQTEKSKTSIPTTIHCDHLINAKEGSDIDLKNAIKENKEIYNFLKSASFKYGIGFWRPGSGIIHQVILENYAFPGGIIIGTDSHTPNAGGLGMLAVGIGGCDAAEVMSGSSLELKLPKIIGIYLKGKMNGWVSPKDLILKLSGMIGVTGAKNYIIEYFGEGTDNISCVGKATICNMGAEIGATGSVFPYDIQMKNYLDINGREEVSIMAEKIKNILKADTEVYKNPYKYYDKVIEINLNTLEPYINGPFTPDKATPISKMKEEAIKNNWPIKIEVGLIGSCTNSSYEDLSKAISIIKQAKKKKLKISSEYLVTPGSKKVFYLIKKRGFLSDFKDIGAKIFSNACGPCIGQWVRMIKNEKKNTIIHSFNRNFSSRNDGNPKTHAFIASPEIVTALVFSGNLTFDPRKDVLKNKKGEYVKFEEPKIIKNIQKIKNFSSEELGYEIPKNKKNLSIIINKDSKRLQILSPFPSWNGKNICNVRLLIKTKGKCTTDHISMAGPWLKYRGNLEKISENLLIEGINAFNNKKNNIKNVIKGNYGTIPDTAKFYKFKNIPTLIVGEENYGEGSSREHAAMEPRFLGVRIVLVKSFSRIHETNLKKQGILALTFLKYSDYEKIQEDDILHFYIKNFLPEKNIDIELIHNNGCKEKIVVQHSYNERQIQWFKAGSSLNFIKNK